In one window of Escherichia coli DSM 30083 = JCM 1649 = ATCC 11775 DNA:
- the ybdZ gene encoding enterobactin biosynthesis protein YbdZ: protein MAFSNPFDDPQGAFYILRNAQGQFSLWPQQCALPAGWDVVCQPQSQASCQQWLEAHWRTLTPANFTQLQEAQ, encoded by the coding sequence ATGGCATTCAGTAATCCCTTCGATGATCCACAGGGAGCGTTTTACATTTTGCGCAATGCGCAGGGGCAATTCAGTCTGTGGCCGCAACAATGCGCCTTACCGGCAGGCTGGGACGTTGTGTGTCAGCCGCAGTCACAGGCGTCCTGCCAGCAGTGGCTGGAAGCCCACTGGCGTACTCTGACACCGGCGAATTTCACCCAGTTGCAGGAGGCACAATGA
- the fes gene encoding enterochelin esterase, translated as MTALKVGSESWWQSKHGPEWQRLNDEMFEVTFWWRDPQGSEEYSTIKRVWVYITGVTDHHQNSQPRSMQRIAGTDVWQWTTQLNANWRGSYCFIPTERDDIFSAPSPDRLELREGWRKLLPQAIADPLNPQSWKGGRGHAVSALEMPQASLQPGWDCPQAPETPAKEIIWKSERLKNSRRVWIFTTGDATAEERPLAVLLDGEFWAQSMPVWPALTSLTHRRQLPPAVYVLIDAIDTTHRAHELPCNADFWLAVQQELLPQVKAIAPFSDRADRTVVAGQSFGGLSALYAGLHWPERFGCVLSQSGSYWWPHRGGHQEGMLLEQLNTGEVSAEGLRIVLEAGVREPMIMQANQALYAQLHPLKESIFWRQVDGGHDALCWRGGLMQGLIDLWQPLFHDRS; from the coding sequence GTGACGGCGTTAAAAGTAGGAAGTGAGAGCTGGTGGCAGTCGAAACATGGCCCGGAATGGCAACGTCTGAATGACGAAATGTTTGAGGTCACTTTCTGGTGGCGTGATCCCCAGGGTTCTGAAGAATACTCGACGATAAAGCGCGTATGGGTCTATATCACTGGCGTGACCGATCACCATCAGAACAGCCAGCCCCGGTCGATGCAGCGAATTGCAGGAACCGATGTTTGGCAGTGGACGACACAACTCAATGCCAACTGGCGTGGCAGCTACTGCTTTATTCCTACTGAACGCGATGACATTTTTTCTGCACCATCCCCCGATCGCCTCGAATTACGCGAAGGCTGGCGAAAACTATTACCCCAGGCGATAGCCGATCCGCTGAATCCACAAAGCTGGAAAGGCGGGCGAGGGCACGCTGTTTCTGCACTCGAAATGCCGCAAGCGTCTCTGCAACCGGGATGGGATTGTCCGCAAGCGCCAGAAACGCCTGCCAAAGAAATTATCTGGAAAAGTGAACGGTTGAAAAATTCACGCCGTGTATGGATTTTTACCACCGGCGATGCAACAGCAGAAGAACGCCCGCTGGCAGTTTTGCTTGATGGCGAATTTTGGGCGCAGAGTATGCCCGTCTGGCCTGCGCTGACTTCGCTGACCCATCGTCGGCAACTTCCGCCCGCCGTGTATGTGTTGATCGACGCTATCGACACCACGCACCGCGCCCACGAACTGCCGTGTAATGCGGATTTCTGGCTGGCAGTACAGCAAGAGTTATTACCCCAGGTGAAAGCTATTGCCCCTTTTAGCGATCGCGCCGATCGCACCGTGGTCGCCGGACAGAGTTTTGGTGGGCTTTCCGCGCTGTATGCCGGACTGCACTGGCCTGAACGCTTTGGCTGTGTATTAAGCCAGTCAGGTTCGTACTGGTGGCCGCATCGGGGCGGGCACCAAGAGGGCATGTTACTTGAACAGCTAAATACTGGTGAAGTTAGCGCCGAAGGTCTGCGCATTGTGCTGGAAGCGGGTGTTCGCGAGCCGATGATCATGCAGGCCAATCAGGCGCTGTATGCGCAATTACACCCCCTAAAAGAATCCATTTTCTGGCGTCAGGTTGACGGCGGACATGATGCGCTTTGTTGGCGCGGTGGCTTGATGCAGGGGCTAATCGACCTCTGGCAACCACTTTTCCATGACAGGAGTTGA
- the entD gene encoding enterobactin synthase subunit EntD has product MKTTHTSLPFAGHTLHFVEFDPASFREQDLLWLPHYAQLQHAGRKRKTEHLAGRIAAIYALREYGYKCVPAIGELRQPVWPAGVYGSISHCGTTALAVVSRQPIGIDIEEIFSAQTARELTDNIITPAEHKRLADCGLAFPLALTLAFSAKESAFKASEIQAAQGFLDYQIISWNKQQIIIRLEDEQFAVHWQIKEKIVITLCQHD; this is encoded by the coding sequence ATGAAAACTACGCATACCTCCCTCCCCTTTGCCGGACATACGCTGCATTTTGTTGAGTTTGATCCGGCGAGTTTTCGCGAGCAGGATTTACTCTGGCTGCCGCACTACGCACAACTTCAACACGCTGGACGTAAACGTAAAACAGAGCATTTAGCCGGGCGGATCGCTGCAATTTATGCGCTGCGGGAATATGGCTATAAATGTGTGCCTGCAATCGGCGAGCTACGCCAACCTGTGTGGCCTGCGGGGGTATACGGCAGCATTAGTCACTGTGGGACTACGGCATTAGCCGTGGTTTCCCGTCAACCAATTGGCATTGATATTGAAGAGATTTTCTCTGCACAAACCGCAAGAGAATTGACAGACAACATTATTACACCAGCGGAACACAAGCGACTTGCAGACTGCGGTTTAGCCTTTCCTCTGGCGCTGACACTGGCATTTTCCGCCAAAGAGAGCGCATTTAAGGCAAGTGAGATACAGGCCGCTCAAGGTTTTCTGGATTATCAGATAATTAGCTGGAATAAACAGCAGATCATCATTCGACTAGAGGATGAGCAGTTTGCTGTGCACTGGCAGATAAAAGAAAAAATAGTCATAACGCTGTGCCAACACGATTAA
- the hokE gene encoding type I toxin-antitoxin system toxin HokE: MLTKYALVAVIVLCLTVLGFTLLVGDSLCEFTVKERNIEFKAVLAYEPKK; the protein is encoded by the coding sequence ATGCTGACGAAATATGCCCTTGTGGCAGTCATAGTGCTGTGTTTAACGGTGCTGGGATTTACGCTTCTGGTCGGAGACTCGCTGTGTGAGTTTACCGTAAAGGAACGTAATATTGAGTTTAAGGCTGTTCTCGCTTACGAACCGAAGAAGTAG
- the ybdK gene encoding YbdK family carboxylate-amine ligase produces the protein MPLPDFHVSEPFTLGIELEMQVVNPPGYDLSQDSSMLIDAVKNQITAGEVKHDITESMLELATDVCRDINQAAGQFSAMQKVVLQAAADHHLEICGGGTHPFQKWQRQEVCDNERYQRTLENFGYLIQQATVFGQHVHVGCASGDDAIYLLHGLSRFVPHFIALSAASPYMQGTDTRFASSRPNIFSAFPDNGPMPWVSNWQQFEALFRCLSYTTMIDSIKDLHWDIRPSPHFGTVEVRVMDTPLTLSHAVNMAGLIQATAHWLLTERPFKHQEKDYLLYKFNRFQACRYGLEGVITDPHTGDRRSLTEATLRLLEKIAPSAHKIGASSAIEALHRQVVSGLNEAQLMRDFVADGGSLIGLVKKHCEIWAGE, from the coding sequence ATGCCATTACCCGATTTTCATGTTTCTGAACCTTTTACCCTCGGTATTGAACTGGAAATGCAGGTGGTTAATCCGCCGGGCTATGACTTAAGCCAGGACTCATCAATGCTGATTGACGCGGTTAAAAATCAGATCACGGCCGGAGAGGTAAAGCACGATATCACCGAAAGTATGCTGGAGCTGGCGACGGATGTTTGCCGTGATATCAACCAGGCTGCCGGGCAATTTTCAGCGATGCAGAAAGTCGTATTGCAGGCAGCCGCAGACCATCATCTGGAAATTTGCGGCGGTGGCACGCATCCGTTTCAGAAATGGCAGCGTCAGGAGGTATGCGATAACGAACGCTATCAACGAACGCTGGAAAACTTTGGCTATCTCATCCAGCAGGCGACCGTTTTTGGTCAGCATGTCCATGTTGGCTGCGCCAGTGGCGATGACGCCATTTATTTGCTGCACGGCTTGTCACGGTTTGTGCCGCACTTTATCGCCCTTTCCGCCGCGTCGCCATATATGCAAGGAACGGATACGCGTTTTGCCTCCTCACGACCGAATATTTTTTCCGCCTTTCCTGATAATGGCCCGATGCCGTGGGTCAGTAACTGGCAACAATTTGAAGCCCTGTTTCGCTGCCTGAGTTACACCACGATGATCGACAGCATTAAAGATCTGCACTGGGATATTCGCCCCAGCCCCCATTTTGGTACGGTGGAAGTTCGGGTGATGGATACCCCGTTAACCCTTAGCCACGCGGTAAATATGGCGGGATTAATTCAGGCCACCGCCCACTGGTTACTGACGGAACGCCCGTTTAAACATCAGGAGAAAGATTACCTGCTGTATAAATTCAACCGTTTCCAGGCCTGTCGCTATGGGCTGGAAGGCGTCATTACCGATCCGCATACTGGCGATCGTCGGTCACTAACGGAAGCCACCTTGCGTTTACTGGAAAAAATCGCCCCTTCTGCACATAAAATTGGCGCATCGAGCGCAATTGAAGCACTGCACCGTCAGGTCGTCAGTGGTCTGAATGAAGCGCAGCTAATGCGTGATTTCGTCGCCGATGGTGGCTCGCTAATTGGGCTGGTGAAAAAGCATTGTGAGATCTGGGCCGGGGAATAA
- the ybdJ gene encoding DUF1158 domain-containing protein yields the protein MKHPLETLTTAAGILLMAFLSCLLLPAPALGLTLAQKLVTTFHLMDLSQLYTLLFCLWFLVLGAIEYFVLRFIWRRWFSLAD from the coding sequence ATGAAACACCCTTTAGAAACCTTGACCACCGCAGCAGGCATTTTGCTGATGGCTTTCCTCTCTTGCCTGCTGCTGCCCGCCCCCGCACTGGGGCTAACGTTGGCACAAAAACTGGTGACCACGTTCCATCTGATGGATCTTAGCCAGCTTTACACTTTATTGTTTTGTCTGTGGTTTTTAGTGCTGGGCGCTATTGAGTATTTTGTTCTACGCTTTATCTGGCGACGCTGGTTCTCGCTGGCGGATTAA
- the ybdF gene encoding MmcQ/YjbR family DNA-binding protein, with amino-acid sequence MDKQSLHETAKRLALELPFVELCWPFGPEFDVFKIGGKIFMLSSELRGVPFINLKSDPQKSLLNQQIYPSIKPGYHMNKKHWISVYPGEEISEALLRDLINDSWNLVVDGLAKRDQKRVRPDSTVNQ; translated from the coding sequence ATGGATAAGCAATCACTGCACGAAACGGCGAAACGCCTGGCTCTTGAGTTACCCTTTGTCGAGCTTTGCTGGCCTTTTGGCCCGGAGTTCGATGTTTTTAAAATTGGCGGCAAGATTTTTATGCTGTCGTCGGAGCTGCGCGGCGTCCCCTTTATCAATCTGAAGTCCGATCCACAAAAATCCCTGCTAAATCAGCAAATATACCCAAGCATCAAGCCTGGGTATCACATGAATAAAAAGCACTGGATTTCGGTGTATCCCGGCGAGGAAATCTCTGAAGCGTTACTTCGCGATCTGATCAACGATTCGTGGAATCTGGTGGTTGATGGTCTGGCTAAACGCGATCAAAAAAGAGTGCGTCCTGACTCAACCGTAAATCAATAG
- the nfsB gene encoding oxygen-insensitive NAD(P)H nitroreductase: MDIISVALKRHSTKAFDASKKLTPEQAEQIKTLLQYSPSSTNSQPWHFIVASTEEGKARVAKSAADNYVFNERKMLDASHVVVFCAKTAMDDAWLKLVVDQEDADGRFATPEAKAANDKGRKFFADMHRKDLHDDAEWMAKQVYLNVGNFLLGVAALGLDAVPIEGFDAAILDEEFGLKEKGYTSLVVVPVGHHSVEDFNATLPKSRLPQNITLTEV, from the coding sequence ATGGATATCATTTCTGTCGCCTTAAAGCGTCATTCCACTAAGGCATTTGATGCCAGCAAAAAACTTACCCCGGAACAGGCCGAGCAGATCAAAACTCTACTGCAATACAGCCCATCCAGCACCAACTCCCAGCCGTGGCATTTTATTGTTGCCAGCACGGAAGAAGGTAAAGCGCGTGTTGCCAAATCCGCTGCCGATAATTACGTGTTCAACGAGCGTAAAATGCTTGATGCCTCGCACGTCGTGGTGTTCTGTGCAAAAACCGCGATGGACGATGCCTGGCTGAAGCTGGTTGTTGACCAGGAAGATGCCGATGGCCGCTTTGCCACGCCGGAAGCGAAAGCCGCGAACGATAAAGGTCGCAAGTTCTTCGCCGATATGCACCGTAAAGATCTGCATGATGATGCAGAGTGGATGGCAAAACAGGTTTATCTCAACGTCGGTAACTTCCTGCTGGGCGTGGCGGCGCTGGGTCTGGACGCGGTGCCCATCGAAGGTTTTGACGCCGCCATCCTCGATGAAGAATTTGGTCTGAAAGAGAAAGGCTACACCAGTCTGGTGGTTGTTCCGGTGGGTCATCACAGCGTTGAAGATTTTAACGCTACGCTGCCGAAATCTCGTCTGCCGCAGAACATTACCTTAACCGAAGTGTAA
- the ybdG gene encoding mechanosensitive ion channel YbdG, protein MQDLISQVEDLAGIEIDHTTSMVMIFGIIFLTAVVVHIFLHWVVLRTFEKRAIASSRLWLQIITQNKLFHRLAFTLQGIIVNIQAVFWLQKGTEAADILTTCAQLWIMMYTLLSVFSLLDVILNLAQKFPAASQLPLKGIFQGIKLIGAILVGILMISLLIGQSPAILISGLGAMAAVLMLVFKDPILGLVAGIQLSANDMLKLGDWLEMPKYGADGAVIDIGLTTVKVRNWDNTITTIPTWSLVSDSFKNWSGMSASGGRRIKRSISIDVTSIRFLDEDEMQRLNKAHLLKPYLTSRHQEINEWNRQQGSTESVLNLRRMTNIGTFRAYLNEYLRNHPRIRKDMTLMVRQLAPGDNGLPLEIYAFTNTVVWLEYESIQADIFDHIFAIVEEFGLRLHQSPTGNDIRSLAGAFKQ, encoded by the coding sequence ATGCAGGATTTAATATCCCAGGTTGAAGATTTAGCGGGTATTGAGATTGATCACACCACCTCGATGGTGATGATTTTCGGTATTATTTTTCTGACCGCCGTCGTGGTGCATATTTTTTTGCACTGGGTGGTACTGCGGACCTTCGAAAAACGCGCCATCGCCAGTTCACGGCTTTGGTTGCAAATCATTACCCAGAATAAACTCTTCCACCGTTTAGCTTTTACCTTGCAGGGGATTATCGTCAATATTCAGGCGGTATTCTGGCTACAAAAAGGCACCGAAGCGGCAGATATTCTGACTACCTGCGCGCAGTTGTGGATCATGATGTATACGCTGCTTTCAGTCTTCTCGTTGCTGGATGTGATTTTGAATCTGGCGCAGAAATTCCCGGCGGCATCTCAGTTACCGCTGAAAGGGATTTTTCAGGGGATTAAACTGATCGGCGCGATTCTGGTCGGCATTTTGATGATCTCGCTGCTGATTGGTCAGTCGCCAGCGATTCTGATCAGCGGTCTTGGTGCAATGGCTGCCGTGCTAATGTTGGTATTTAAAGATCCGATTCTTGGTCTGGTGGCAGGTATTCAGCTTTCCGCGAACGATATGCTGAAACTGGGCGACTGGCTGGAGATGCCGAAATACGGCGCGGATGGCGCGGTGATCGATATTGGGTTAACCACCGTCAAAGTACGTAACTGGGACAATACCATTACCACTATTCCCACCTGGTCTCTGGTTTCTGACTCCTTTAAAAACTGGAGCGGGATGTCAGCATCTGGCGGGCGACGTATTAAGCGCAGTATCAGTATTGATGTCACCAGTATTCGTTTTCTTGATGAAGACGAAATGCAACGTCTGAATAAAGCGCATTTGTTAAAGCCTTATTTAACCAGCCGCCATCAGGAAATTAATGAGTGGAATCGCCAGCAAGGTTCTACGGAGTCGGTATTAAACCTGCGCCGAATGACCAATATTGGAACCTTTCGTGCCTATCTGAACGAATATCTGCGGAATCATCCGCGGATTCGCAAAGATATGACCTTAATGGTGCGCCAATTAGCTCCGGGCGACAACGGTTTACCGCTTGAGATCTACGCGTTTACCAACACCGTGGTGTGGCTGGAATATGAAAGCATTCAGGCTGATATATTCGATCACATATTTGCGATTGTCGAAGAGTTTGGTCTGCGACTTCATCAGTCGCCAACCGGCAATGATATTCGCTCTCTGGCGGGTGCATTTAAGCAGTAA
- the pheP gene encoding phenylalanine transporter, protein MKNASTVSEDTASNQEPTLHRGLHNRHIQLIALGGAIGTGLFLGIGPAIQMAGPAVLLGYGVAGIIAFLIMRQLGEMVVEEPVSGSFAHFAYKYWGPFAGFLSGWNYWVMFVLVGMAELTAAGIYMQYWFPDVPTWIWAAAFFIIINAVNLVNVRLYGETEFWFALIKVLAIIGMIGFGLWLLFSGHGGEKASIDNLWRYGGFFATGWNGLILSLAVIMFSFGGLELIGITAAEARDPEKSIPKAVNQVVYRILLFYIGSLVVLLALYPWVEVKSNSSPFVMIFHNLDSNVVASALNFVILVASLSVYNSGVYSNSRMLFGLSVQGNAPKFLTRVSRRGVPINSLMLSGAITSLVVLINYLLPQKAFGLLMALVVATLLLNWIMICLAHLRFRAAMRRQGRETQFKALLYPFGNYLCIAFLGMILLLMCTMDDMRLSAILLPVWIVFLFVAFKTLRRK, encoded by the coding sequence GTGAAAAACGCGTCAACCGTATCGGAAGATACTGCGTCGAATCAAGAGCCGACGCTTCATCGCGGATTACATAACCGTCATATTCAACTGATTGCGCTGGGTGGCGCAATTGGTACTGGTCTGTTTCTTGGCATTGGCCCGGCGATTCAGATGGCGGGTCCGGCTGTATTGCTGGGCTACGGCGTCGCCGGGATCATCGCTTTCCTGATTATGCGCCAGCTCGGCGAGATGGTGGTCGAAGAGCCGGTATCCGGTTCATTTGCCCACTTTGCCTATAAATACTGGGGACCGTTTGCGGGCTTCCTCTCTGGCTGGAACTACTGGGTAATGTTCGTGCTGGTGGGAATGGCAGAGCTGACCGCTGCGGGCATCTATATGCAGTACTGGTTCCCGGATGTTCCAACGTGGATTTGGGCTGCCGCCTTCTTTATTATCATCAACGCCGTTAACCTGGTGAACGTGCGCTTATATGGCGAAACCGAGTTCTGGTTTGCGCTGATTAAAGTGCTGGCGATCATCGGTATGATCGGCTTTGGCCTGTGGCTGCTGTTTTCTGGGCACGGCGGTGAGAAAGCCAGTATCGATAACCTCTGGCGCTATGGCGGTTTCTTTGCCACCGGCTGGAATGGACTGATTTTGTCGCTGGCGGTAATTATGTTCTCCTTCGGCGGTCTGGAGCTGATTGGGATTACTGCGGCTGAAGCGCGCGATCCGGAAAAAAGCATCCCTAAAGCAGTGAATCAGGTGGTGTATCGCATCCTGCTGTTTTATATCGGTTCACTGGTGGTTTTACTGGCGCTCTACCCGTGGGTGGAAGTGAAATCCAACAGTAGCCCGTTTGTGATGATTTTCCATAATCTCGACAGCAACGTGGTAGCTTCTGCGCTGAACTTCGTCATTCTGGTGGCATCGCTGTCGGTGTATAACAGCGGGGTTTACTCTAACAGCCGCATGCTGTTTGGCCTTTCTGTGCAGGGTAATGCGCCAAAGTTTTTGACTCGCGTCAGCCGTCGCGGCGTGCCGATTAACTCGCTGATGCTTTCCGGAGCGATCACTTCGCTGGTGGTGTTAATCAACTATCTGCTGCCGCAAAAAGCGTTTGGTCTGCTGATGGCGCTGGTGGTAGCAACGCTGCTGTTGAACTGGATTATGATCTGCCTGGCGCATCTGCGTTTTCGTGCAGCGATGCGTCGTCAGGGGCGTGAAACACAGTTTAAGGCGCTGCTCTATCCGTTCGGCAACTATCTTTGCATCGCCTTCCTCGGCATGATTTTGCTGCTGATGTGCACGATGGATGATATGCGCTTGTCAGCGATTCTGCTGCCGGTGTGGATTGTATTCCTGTTTGTAGCATTTAAAACGCTGCGTCGGAAATAA